GCACCTGGCCGCCCTGGGTGTCGGCGTGCTCGATCACGACGATGCCGCCGGGCCGCAGCAGCCGGTGGGCGGTGCGCTCGATGCCCCGGATGGTGTCGAGGCCGTCCTCCCCGGAGAACAGCGCCATCTCGGGGTCGTGGTCCCGGGCCTCGGGGGCCACGTACTCCCACTCGGTGAGCGGGATGTACGGCGGGTTGGAGATGACCAGGTCGACCTGTCCGTCCAGCTCGGGCAGCGCGCTGAGCGCGTCGCCCTGGTGGACGGTGACCCGGGAGCCCTCGGCGTTCTTCCGGGTCCAGCGCAGCGCGTCCTCGGACAGCTCCACGGCGTGCACGCGCGAACGCGGCACTTCCTGGGCCATGGCGAGCGCGATGGCGCCGGAGCCGGTGCACAGGTCCACGATCAGCGGCTCGACCACGTCCATGGCCCGGACGGCGTGTATGGCCCAGTCCACGACCGACTCGGTCTCGGGCCGGGGCACGAAGACCCCGGGGCCGACCTGGAGCTCCAGGTACCGGAAGAAGGCGCGGCCGGTGATGTGCTGGAGCGGTTCACGCGCCTCGCGGCGGGCGACGGCCTCCCAGTAGCGGGCGTCGAAGTCCGCGTCCTTGACGTGGTGCAGTTCCCCCCGCTTGACGCCGTGCACGAAGGCCGCGAGCTCCTCCGCGTCGAAACGCGGTGAGGGCACGCCTGCGGCGGCCAGCCGCTGGGTGGCCTGGGCCACCTCGGCAAGCAGCAAGTTCACGCTGGTCCTCCGGGCTGCTGTCGTACGGGGGGAATGCGAAGGTCAGTGCGCGGCCGCGAGCTTCGCCGCGGAATCCGTGTCGACACAGGCCTGGATGACCGCGTCGAGGTCGCCGTCGAGCACCTGGTCCAAGTTGTACGCCTTGAAACCGGTC
The Streptomyces sp. NBC_00091 genome window above contains:
- the prmC gene encoding peptide chain release factor N(5)-glutamine methyltransferase translates to MNLLLAEVAQATQRLAAAGVPSPRFDAEELAAFVHGVKRGELHHVKDADFDARYWEAVARREAREPLQHITGRAFFRYLELQVGPGVFVPRPETESVVDWAIHAVRAMDVVEPLIVDLCTGSGAIALAMAQEVPRSRVHAVELSEDALRWTRKNAEGSRVTVHQGDALSALPELDGQVDLVISNPPYIPLTEWEYVAPEARDHDPEMALFSGEDGLDTIRGIERTAHRLLRPGGIVVIEHADTQGGQVPWIFADERGWADAADHPDLNNRPRFATARKAMP